In the Bacillus shivajii genome, one interval contains:
- a CDS encoding ISL3 family transposase, with protein sequence MQLDFITKLLGIKDKHVFVFDSGEEEQCFWFELHSEVRKQKCPKCKEKTKRIHGYRMQSIQGAQIAEKKVYLQLRKRRYRCMNCGHAFFEKLSFLDKYQRHTSMLAQEALSLCSEMSFTHAARISGMSTNRYLRLFDKRKITVNKVLPRAIAIDEFKGDAGKEKYQTVIVDVENRHIIDILPDRKVKTIENYFKECDTGKVEIVVIDLSKAFKEAVRRQLGSPLIIADRFHFMRHGYWAFDEVRRELQNELQKDPRIKLKRCKELLWKSPEKLDEKGKAKVEKLLQAHPQLRQAYEVKNALDQWFKQSTPENAKVGLEAWYTFVEESGIPSFQRVVKMFKRWQTEILQSFMYPYNNGYIEGVNNTTKVTKRMSYGIKSFERLRMKILWRQMVRSHAV encoded by the coding sequence GTGCAACTAGATTTTATCACAAAGTTATTAGGGATTAAAGACAAGCATGTATTCGTATTTGATTCAGGAGAAGAAGAACAGTGCTTTTGGTTTGAACTTCATAGCGAAGTCCGAAAACAAAAGTGCCCAAAATGTAAAGAGAAGACAAAGCGAATCCATGGATATAGAATGCAATCGATTCAAGGAGCTCAGATAGCAGAGAAAAAGGTTTACTTACAATTAAGGAAACGCAGATATCGTTGTATGAACTGTGGCCATGCATTTTTTGAGAAGTTATCTTTTCTAGATAAATACCAACGACATACATCAATGCTTGCTCAAGAAGCGTTATCCTTATGTTCTGAAATGAGTTTTACACACGCAGCTAGAATCTCAGGAATGAGTACGAATCGTTACCTCCGCCTATTTGACAAACGGAAGATAACTGTAAACAAAGTCCTTCCAAGAGCGATTGCGATTGATGAGTTTAAGGGAGATGCAGGTAAAGAAAAGTACCAAACTGTGATCGTTGATGTAGAAAATCGACATATCATTGATATATTACCGGATCGAAAAGTGAAAACGATTGAAAATTACTTTAAAGAATGCGACACCGGTAAGGTAGAGATCGTTGTTATAGACTTATCCAAAGCATTTAAAGAAGCAGTACGTAGACAATTAGGGAGTCCACTAATCATAGCTGATCGGTTTCATTTCATGCGTCACGGGTACTGGGCATTTGATGAAGTGCGACGTGAACTACAGAATGAGTTACAAAAAGACCCTCGTATTAAGCTTAAACGATGTAAAGAACTCTTATGGAAGTCACCTGAAAAGCTTGATGAGAAAGGCAAAGCGAAGGTAGAAAAGCTATTACAAGCACACCCACAGTTAAGACAGGCATATGAAGTGAAAAATGCGCTAGACCAATGGTTTAAACAGAGTACACCAGAGAATGCGAAAGTTGGTTTAGAAGCATGGTATACCTTTGTGGAAGAGTCCGGCATTCCTTCATTTCAAAGGGTAGTAAAAATGTTTAAGAGATGGCAAACAGAGATCCTCCAATCGTTTATGTATCCTTATAACAATGGCTACATTGAAGGTGTGAATAATACAACGAAAGTAACGAAGAGGATGTCATATGGAATTAAAAGCTTTGAGAGATTACGAATGAAGATTTTGTGGAGACAAATGGTTAGATCCCATGCGGTTTAA
- a CDS encoding MgtC/SapB family protein, with protein sequence MGWDWFVTDDIGIMTIRLVLAALLGGLVGVEREFHHHPAGFRTHMLVSVGSCLIMLLSFYGFETYMSENPEVVTFDPSRLAAYVVSGIGFLGAGTILVQGYTVRGLTTAASIWVVAGIGLTVGAGLYTAGILTTVIVILSLFFLGKINFSFLSKNNKKQVIMLVEEDISELNLVVKAFEDKKLSVSSIKGEKQKIYNDKQMIEYRLLVEYQKEEVMFNVVDQVQRFPFVREIYLDSR encoded by the coding sequence ATGGGATGGGATTGGTTTGTTACAGATGATATTGGAATAATGACTATTAGATTGGTATTAGCAGCATTATTAGGGGGATTAGTAGGAGTTGAAAGAGAATTTCATCATCACCCCGCTGGTTTTCGAACACACATGTTGGTAAGTGTGGGGTCTTGTTTAATTATGTTATTGTCATTTTATGGATTTGAAACATATATGAGTGAAAATCCAGAGGTTGTTACATTTGACCCATCACGTTTAGCTGCATATGTTGTAAGTGGAATCGGCTTTCTTGGTGCAGGAACAATTCTTGTTCAGGGTTATACAGTAAGAGGACTAACAACAGCCGCTTCGATATGGGTAGTAGCTGGAATTGGTTTAACAGTGGGAGCAGGGTTATATACTGCTGGAATCTTGACGACCGTTATTGTGATTTTAAGTTTATTTTTCCTTGGGAAAATTAATTTTAGTTTCTTATCAAAAAATAATAAGAAACAAGTAATTATGCTTGTTGAAGAAGATATTAGCGAATTAAACCTTGTTGTAAAAGCATTCGAGGACAAAAAATTGTCAGTGAGTAGCATCAAAGGTGAGAAACAAAAAATTTATAATGACAAACAAATGATTGAATATCGCTTATTGGTGGAATATCAAAAAGAGGAAGTCATGTTTAATGTAGTAGATCAAGTACAACGTTTCCCGTTTGTTCGTGAAATATACTTAGATTCTCGTTAG
- a CDS encoding CtsR family transcriptional regulator produces MGNISDVIEQYLKRIIDDSKQEGIEIKRSELAEKFDCVPSQINYVISTRFTVEKGYLVESKRGGGGYIRIIKVRPDDQLALFDQIIEMIGQEIPQASATNIVLRLLEEEAVSKREANLMLSAIERSTLNLKLPYRDEVRARLLKAMVSTLKYKELD; encoded by the coding sequence ATGGGGAATATATCGGATGTGATCGAACAGTATTTAAAGCGTATTATTGATGATAGTAAGCAAGAAGGAATTGAAATAAAACGAAGTGAGTTGGCTGAAAAGTTTGATTGTGTTCCTTCCCAAATTAATTATGTTATCAGTACGCGCTTTACTGTCGAAAAGGGATATTTAGTAGAAAGTAAGCGCGGAGGTGGCGGGTATATCCGTATTATTAAGGTACGCCCTGATGATCAGTTGGCATTATTCGATCAAATTATTGAAATGATTGGTCAGGAAATTCCTCAAGCTTCTGCAACGAATATTGTACTGAGACTTCTTGAAGAAGAAGCTGTATCAAAACGTGAAGCAAATTTAATGTTAAGTGCGATCGAAAGATCTACCCTTAACTTAAAACTCCCATATAGGGATGAAGTTAGGGCTAGGTTATTAAAGGCAATGGTATCAACATTAAAGTATAAAGAATTAGATTAA
- a CDS encoding UvrB/UvrC motif-containing protein yields the protein MLCQECNQREASLHFTKIINGKKTEFHICDQCAKEKGDYIPGSNSYSIHQLLSGLLDFEQPMTSSDSSISKNGHELSCKVCKMTYPQFAEIGRFGCAECYKTFGEKLTPIFKRIHSGNAVHGGKIPKRLGEDLHIHKEIEQLKSQMQGLIQKEEFEKAAEVRDQIRSLEKSLDEKKEG from the coding sequence ATGCTCTGTCAAGAATGTAATCAAAGAGAAGCTTCTTTGCACTTTACAAAAATCATAAATGGCAAGAAAACTGAGTTTCACATTTGTGATCAATGTGCAAAGGAAAAGGGAGATTATATTCCAGGGTCAAATAGTTACTCAATTCATCAATTGTTATCAGGACTACTCGACTTTGAGCAGCCAATGACTTCGTCAGATTCAAGTATTTCAAAGAATGGGCACGAACTATCTTGTAAAGTATGCAAAATGACGTACCCTCAATTTGCTGAGATTGGTAGGTTTGGCTGCGCAGAATGTTATAAAACCTTTGGTGAGAAGTTAACCCCAATCTTTAAACGTATTCATAGTGGAAATGCTGTTCATGGAGGTAAAATACCTAAAAGGCTAGGGGAGGACCTCCATATTCATAAGGAGATTGAGCAGTTAAAGTCACAAATGCAAGGTTTGATCCAAAAAGAAGAATTTGAGAAAGCAGCTGAAGTGCGAGATCAAATTCGCTCCTTAGAAAAGAGCTTAGATGAGAAGAAGGAGGGGTGA